The DNA segment CCCACGGTCACGGTGATTCGGTACTGCGGGCGCACAGTTGGCGCACCGCGGAGAACTCGGTCGGCTATCTGCTGCCGCATCTGCGGAGGGATCAGTCATTGCTCGATGTCGGTGCCGGGCCGGGCACCATCACGGCCGACCTGGCCGAACGGGTCGGTGCGGTGACGGTGCTGGAGACCTCCGAGGCCACCTTGGAGTTGGCCCGGACCACTTTTGCCGAACGGAACCTCGACGCCGAGTTCGTGGTGGGCGATGTCGAGCGGCTGGCGCTCGCCGACGACAGTTTCGACGTGGTCCACGCCCATCAGGTGTTGCAGCATCTCGCGGATCCGGTGGAGGCGCTGGTGCAGATGGCCCGGGTCTGTCGGCCGGACGGTCTGATCGCGGTACGCGAGGTCGACTACCACGGATGGACCTGGTGGCCCCAGTTGCCAGGGTTGGACCTCTGGCAGGAGGTGCTGCAGACCGTCCACCGCGCCAACGGCGGCGAGCCCGACGCGGGTCGACGCCTGCTCGCCTGGGCGCATTCCGCCGGACTGCGCGATCTCACCGTCTCGGCCAGCCTGTGGCTCTTCACCGACGAGGATCGTCGGTGGTGGGGGCAGACCTGGGCCGACCGGATCCGTACCACCTCGATCGGGCGACAGGCACTGGACGACGGGGTGGCCAGCGAGTCCGACATCGAGACCATCGCGCAGGCCTGGCTGACCTGGGCCGACGATCCCGACGGTCTGCTGCTGATGCCGCATGTGGAGTTGCTGGCCCGTCCCTGACGCCGGGCCCGGGGCGTTTGCCGACTCGGGCCCTCGGACTGTGCCTTCGCCACGGTCGATAAACGTTCGCGAA comes from the Naumannella halotolerans genome and includes:
- a CDS encoding class I SAM-dependent methyltransferase, translating into MTRTDPATHHTGPRYTHGHGDSVLRAHSWRTAENSVGYLLPHLRRDQSLLDVGAGPGTITADLAERVGAVTVLETSEATLELARTTFAERNLDAEFVVGDVERLALADDSFDVVHAHQVLQHLADPVEALVQMARVCRPDGLIAVREVDYHGWTWWPQLPGLDLWQEVLQTVHRANGGEPDAGRRLLAWAHSAGLRDLTVSASLWLFTDEDRRWWGQTWADRIRTTSIGRQALDDGVASESDIETIAQAWLTWADDPDGLLLMPHVELLARP